Proteins encoded in a region of the Thunnus thynnus chromosome 8, fThuThy2.1, whole genome shotgun sequence genome:
- the zbtb7a gene encoding zinc finger and BTB domain-containing protein 7A isoform X1, translating to MVIHAEPSPAALWDTAPVRLEPKGNHTGRRTDGRTDTRVGAVLGGSAAGWWKMSSGAGGRGGRRLRGTASSGGGGGRGGAGEAEEGPVGIPFPEHSADILGSLNKQRLSGLLCDVLLVTQDREFPAHRSVLASCSSYFHKLFTSGAAADQHNIYNIDFVAAEALGALLDFAYTATLTVSHSSVADILAAARLLEIPPVQDVCTHLLDTKVLSPPAGSERRDEDEDEEGKGRGGKEQGNRVRAREYLEYFQRGAHWSSSCSTPELRDLPTHLHFNHGNGGTPSNGAPGGPGEYYSPLALALAQAPTQEPEEEDEDEEEEDDGEAVQGNGASLGSSYYPPSQNGHFYLPPESRLGQDTEVEDGREVMARERGSASALLQQMMDSIERQKERATTGEEQMDGDDPDMEFYLNYFNSTQHEDTASAAVTQGVPPLWLSRGSTGQDRVGGGGERGVGERGSGGGGGGGGGERKMRSKAFQKCPICSKVIQGAGKLPRHIRTHTGEKPYECAICKVRFTRQDKLKVHMRKHTGEKPYLCTQCGAAFAHNYDLKNHMRVHTGLRPYQCSSCFKTFVRSDHLHRHLKKDGCNGIPSRRGRKPRVREPGLLEAAPLGLLSPGSDTGPGPRTIRGRRRSEATSAAEVEVDAGAHAHSPQLQELAGEAGP from the exons ACAGGCAGACGGACAGACGGCAGGACGGATACACGGGTGGGGGCTGTGCTAGGCGGCTCGGCGGCAGGCTGGTGGAAGATGTCGTCAGGAGCCGGTGGGAGGGGAGGAAGGCGGCTCAGGGGGACTGCAAGCagtgggggtggaggagggagaggaggggcaggagaggcagaggaaggcCCCGTGGGGATCCCTTTCCCCGAGCACAGCGCAGACATCTTGGGCAGCCTGAACAAGCAGCGGCTCAGCGGCCTGCTGTGTGACGTGCTCCTGGTTACACAGGACCGGGAGTTCCCAGCTCATCGCTCTGTCCTGGCGTCCTGCAGCTCCTACTTCCACAAGCTCTTCACTTCAGGGGCCGCTGCTGACCAACATAACATCTATAACATCGACTTTGTGGCAGCGGAGGCTCTGGGAGCGTTGCTGGACTTTGCCTACACAGCCACGTTGACAGTCAGTCACAGCAGCGTGGCTGACATCCTTGCCGCTGCACGCCTCCTGGAAATCCCACCTGTCCAGGACGTCTGTACACACCTGCTGGACACCAAAGTGCTCTCCCCGCCG GCGGGCAGTGAGCGaagagatgaagatgaagatgaggagggGAAGGGCAGAGGAGGCAAGGAGCAGGGGAACCGGGTTCGGGCCCGGGAGTACCTGGAGTACTTCCAGAGAGGGGCTCactggagcagcagctgcagcacgcCAGAGCTCAGGGACCTGCCCACACACCTGCACTTTAACCACGGCAATGGGGGGACCCCCAGCAATGGGGCTCCTGGTGGCCCCGGTGAGTACTACTCCCCCCTGGCCCTTGCCTTGGCCCAAGCCCCTACACAAGAGCCAGAGGAAGAGGacgaggatgaagaggaagaagacgaCGGGGAGGCAGTGCAGGGGAATGGAGCAAGCCTCGGGTCATCTTACTACCCTCCATCTCAAAATGGGCACTTCTACCTCCCCCCGGAGTCTAGGCTGGGGCAGGACACAGAAGTGGAGGACGGCAGAGAGGTGATGGCCAGGGAGAGGGGTTCAGCCAGTGCCCTCCTGCAGCAGATGATGGACTCCATCGAGAGGCAGAAAGAGCGTGCAACGACCGGGGAGGAACAGATGGATGGGGACGACCCTGATATGGAATTTTACttgaattattttaacagcACGCAGCATGAGGATACAGCTTCTGCTGCTGTGACACAGGGAGTGCCGCCGCTCTGGTTATCACGGGGCAGTACAGGCCAAGACAGAGTaggtggaggaggggagagaggggttggagagagaggcagtgggggtggaggaggaggaggcggaggagagaggaagatgcGCTCTAAGGCCTTCCAGAAGTGCCCCATATGCTCCAAGGTCATCCAAGGAGCAGGCAAGCTACCCCGCCACATCCGAACACACACGGGAGAGAAACCCTATGAATGCGCCATCTGCAAAGTGCGCTTTACCAG GCAGGACAAGCTCAAGGTTCATATGCGGAAGCATACAGGAGAGAAGCCTTACCTTTGTACGCAATGTGGAGCTGCCTTTGCTCACAACTACGACCTGAAGAACCACATGCGTGTTCACACAGGCCTGCGCCCCTACCAGTGCTCCAGCTGCTTTAAGACTTTCGTGCGCTCGGATCACCTGCACCGCCACCTCAAGAAGGACGGCTGCAACGGCATCCCCTCTCGTCGGGGCAGAAAGCCTCGAGTGCGAGAGCCCGGGCTCCTTGAGGCTGCCCCTCTGGGCCTGCTGAGCCCCGGCTCCGACACTGGCCCTGGGCCTCGTACCATCAGGGGACGGCGGCGTTCAGAGGCAACCTCAGCGGcagaggtggaggtggatgcTGGAGCCCATGCACACAGTCCTCAGCTGCAGGAGTTGGCAGGAGAGGCAGGGCCCTGA
- the zbtb7a gene encoding zinc finger and BTB domain-containing protein 7A isoform X2: protein MSSGAGGRGGRRLRGTASSGGGGGRGGAGEAEEGPVGIPFPEHSADILGSLNKQRLSGLLCDVLLVTQDREFPAHRSVLASCSSYFHKLFTSGAAADQHNIYNIDFVAAEALGALLDFAYTATLTVSHSSVADILAAARLLEIPPVQDVCTHLLDTKVLSPPAGSERRDEDEDEEGKGRGGKEQGNRVRAREYLEYFQRGAHWSSSCSTPELRDLPTHLHFNHGNGGTPSNGAPGGPGEYYSPLALALAQAPTQEPEEEDEDEEEEDDGEAVQGNGASLGSSYYPPSQNGHFYLPPESRLGQDTEVEDGREVMARERGSASALLQQMMDSIERQKERATTGEEQMDGDDPDMEFYLNYFNSTQHEDTASAAVTQGVPPLWLSRGSTGQDRVGGGGERGVGERGSGGGGGGGGGERKMRSKAFQKCPICSKVIQGAGKLPRHIRTHTGEKPYECAICKVRFTRQDKLKVHMRKHTGEKPYLCTQCGAAFAHNYDLKNHMRVHTGLRPYQCSSCFKTFVRSDHLHRHLKKDGCNGIPSRRGRKPRVREPGLLEAAPLGLLSPGSDTGPGPRTIRGRRRSEATSAAEVEVDAGAHAHSPQLQELAGEAGP, encoded by the exons ATGTCGTCAGGAGCCGGTGGGAGGGGAGGAAGGCGGCTCAGGGGGACTGCAAGCagtgggggtggaggagggagaggaggggcaggagaggcagaggaaggcCCCGTGGGGATCCCTTTCCCCGAGCACAGCGCAGACATCTTGGGCAGCCTGAACAAGCAGCGGCTCAGCGGCCTGCTGTGTGACGTGCTCCTGGTTACACAGGACCGGGAGTTCCCAGCTCATCGCTCTGTCCTGGCGTCCTGCAGCTCCTACTTCCACAAGCTCTTCACTTCAGGGGCCGCTGCTGACCAACATAACATCTATAACATCGACTTTGTGGCAGCGGAGGCTCTGGGAGCGTTGCTGGACTTTGCCTACACAGCCACGTTGACAGTCAGTCACAGCAGCGTGGCTGACATCCTTGCCGCTGCACGCCTCCTGGAAATCCCACCTGTCCAGGACGTCTGTACACACCTGCTGGACACCAAAGTGCTCTCCCCGCCG GCGGGCAGTGAGCGaagagatgaagatgaagatgaggagggGAAGGGCAGAGGAGGCAAGGAGCAGGGGAACCGGGTTCGGGCCCGGGAGTACCTGGAGTACTTCCAGAGAGGGGCTCactggagcagcagctgcagcacgcCAGAGCTCAGGGACCTGCCCACACACCTGCACTTTAACCACGGCAATGGGGGGACCCCCAGCAATGGGGCTCCTGGTGGCCCCGGTGAGTACTACTCCCCCCTGGCCCTTGCCTTGGCCCAAGCCCCTACACAAGAGCCAGAGGAAGAGGacgaggatgaagaggaagaagacgaCGGGGAGGCAGTGCAGGGGAATGGAGCAAGCCTCGGGTCATCTTACTACCCTCCATCTCAAAATGGGCACTTCTACCTCCCCCCGGAGTCTAGGCTGGGGCAGGACACAGAAGTGGAGGACGGCAGAGAGGTGATGGCCAGGGAGAGGGGTTCAGCCAGTGCCCTCCTGCAGCAGATGATGGACTCCATCGAGAGGCAGAAAGAGCGTGCAACGACCGGGGAGGAACAGATGGATGGGGACGACCCTGATATGGAATTTTACttgaattattttaacagcACGCAGCATGAGGATACAGCTTCTGCTGCTGTGACACAGGGAGTGCCGCCGCTCTGGTTATCACGGGGCAGTACAGGCCAAGACAGAGTaggtggaggaggggagagaggggttggagagagaggcagtgggggtggaggaggaggaggcggaggagagaggaagatgcGCTCTAAGGCCTTCCAGAAGTGCCCCATATGCTCCAAGGTCATCCAAGGAGCAGGCAAGCTACCCCGCCACATCCGAACACACACGGGAGAGAAACCCTATGAATGCGCCATCTGCAAAGTGCGCTTTACCAG GCAGGACAAGCTCAAGGTTCATATGCGGAAGCATACAGGAGAGAAGCCTTACCTTTGTACGCAATGTGGAGCTGCCTTTGCTCACAACTACGACCTGAAGAACCACATGCGTGTTCACACAGGCCTGCGCCCCTACCAGTGCTCCAGCTGCTTTAAGACTTTCGTGCGCTCGGATCACCTGCACCGCCACCTCAAGAAGGACGGCTGCAACGGCATCCCCTCTCGTCGGGGCAGAAAGCCTCGAGTGCGAGAGCCCGGGCTCCTTGAGGCTGCCCCTCTGGGCCTGCTGAGCCCCGGCTCCGACACTGGCCCTGGGCCTCGTACCATCAGGGGACGGCGGCGTTCAGAGGCAACCTCAGCGGcagaggtggaggtggatgcTGGAGCCCATGCACACAGTCCTCAGCTGCAGGAGTTGGCAGGAGAGGCAGGGCCCTGA
- the LOC137188527 gene encoding transcription factor E2-alpha-like, which translates to MNEQQQRMAAVGTDKELSDLLDFSAMFAPPVANGKNRTMTLASSQFSGSAIDERSGSGSWGSAEQNSPSFSQGRSYGEGSHYSEHEGLSSPFISSGITGMFLFWLSLKKFNKCKNERPPYPPFGSQPGFLPSEIAMPSPDAMSPSGLKSGSQFYPSYPNNPRRRPPDGGIDTQPKKIRKPPGLPSSPSAYTSPHDGLGGPPPVSDPVVRRGACEAS; encoded by the exons ATGAACGAACAGCAGCAAAGAATGGCTGCAGTGGGAACTGACAAGGAACTCAGCGACCTCCTGGATTTCAGTGCG ATGTTCGCGCCTCCAGTAGCCAATGGGAAGAACAGGACAATGACACTCgccagcagtcagttcagtggATCAG CAATAGATGAGCGCAGCGGCTCTGGGTCCTGGGGCTCGGCAGAACAGAACAGCCCCTCTTTCAGCCAAGGACGG agCTACGGAGAAGGATCCCACTACAGTGAGCATGAAGGCTTGTCCTCTCCGTTCATTAGTTCAGGGATCACAGGTATGTTCCTTTTTTggctttctttaaaaaaatttaacaaGT GTAAAAATGAGAGGCCACCATACCCTCCCTTTGGAAGCCAG CCTGGCTTTCTGCCCAGTGAAATAGCGATGCCCAGCCCAGATGCCATGTCCCCCTCTGGCCTGAAGTCTGGCTCCCAGTTTTACCCATCATACCCCAACAACCCCAGAAGAAGGCCGCCCGATGGAGGCATAG ACACCCAGCCAAAGAAGATTCGGAAACCCCCTGGCCTGCCGTCCTCG CCCTCCGCCTACACTTCACCACATGATGGCCTGGGTGGGCCTCCCCCTGTGAGTGACCCAGTTGTGAGGCGCGGTGCTTGCGAGGCCTCTTAG